One part of the Segnochrobactrum spirostomi genome encodes these proteins:
- the lptC gene encoding LPS export ABC transporter periplasmic protein LptC has protein sequence MSDAPLRSAPSVYATRNEPAPTPGPRQGARDIPDDIDYRREKARRLASGHSRRVRLLRVVLPLAALVIFLGVAGFSVVKSMIPDSFKLGGIGLSSEGIVMENPTLSGHAGERVYQIHADRAIQHIADSSLMSLETITAHITTADGNKVTLTSNKGLYNSKAETLRLDGDIHIVAANGQSADMSSADIDLKTGLASSTTPLTLRSGQGQIEAGAGTVAQNGSTMVFKGGVKVTMHPAAKGGQVAPANNAAKQPAPETLP, from the coding sequence ATGAGCGACGCGCCGTTGCGCTCGGCACCGTCCGTCTACGCGACCCGGAACGAGCCCGCGCCGACGCCGGGCCCGCGGCAGGGGGCGCGCGACATTCCGGACGACATCGACTATCGCCGTGAGAAGGCCCGCCGTCTCGCCAGCGGTCACAGTCGCCGCGTCCGGCTCCTGCGGGTCGTGCTGCCGCTGGCCGCTCTCGTGATCTTTCTCGGCGTCGCCGGCTTCAGCGTCGTCAAGTCGATGATCCCCGACAGCTTTAAGCTCGGCGGGATCGGCCTCTCCTCCGAGGGCATCGTGATGGAGAACCCCACCTTGTCGGGCCACGCCGGCGAGCGCGTCTATCAGATCCACGCCGACCGGGCGATCCAGCACATCGCCGATTCCTCGCTGATGTCGCTCGAGACGATCACCGCGCACATCACGACGGCGGACGGCAACAAGGTGACGCTGACCTCGAATAAAGGCCTCTACAACAGCAAGGCCGAAACGCTGCGCCTCGACGGCGACATCCACATCGTGGCGGCGAACGGCCAGAGCGCCGACATGAGCTCCGCCGACATCGACCTGAAGACCGGTCTCGCCTCCAGCACGACGCCGCTCACGCTGCGTTCCGGCCAGGGCCAGATCGAAGCCGGCGCCGGAACCGTTGCGCAGAACGGCAGCACTATGGTCTTTAAAGGCGGTGTAAAGGTTACCATGCATCCTGCCGCAAAGGGCGGTCAGGTCGCACCTGCGAACAACGCCGCCAAGCAGCCCGCGCCGGAGACCCTCCCATGA
- the lptB gene encoding LPS export ABC transporter ATP-binding protein, with translation MGEGEEGVGHLIVRSVAKSYRRRTVVHDVSLSVSRGEAVGLLGPNGAGKTTVFYMITGLIRPDHGAISLDGFDITKLPMYRRARLGIGYLPQEASIFRGMTVAENIRSVLEVIEPDRHRRDQDLEMLLQEFRVEHLRDQPATALSGGERRRVEIARSLASRPSFMLLDEPFAGIDPIAVGDIQMLVRHLTRRGIGVLITDHNVRETLGLIDRAYIIASGKVLTHGLPADIVANSDVRRLYLGEQFTL, from the coding sequence ATGGGGGAAGGCGAGGAGGGGGTCGGTCACCTCATCGTGCGCAGCGTGGCGAAGAGCTATCGCCGCCGCACCGTGGTCCACGATGTCAGCCTCTCCGTCTCCCGCGGCGAGGCCGTCGGCCTGCTCGGGCCCAACGGCGCCGGCAAGACGACGGTGTTCTACATGATCACCGGGCTCATCCGTCCGGATCACGGCGCGATCTCCCTCGACGGTTTCGACATCACCAAGCTGCCGATGTACCGCCGCGCCCGCCTCGGCATCGGCTACCTGCCCCAGGAAGCCTCGATCTTTCGCGGCATGACCGTCGCGGAGAATATCCGCTCGGTGCTCGAGGTGATCGAGCCGGACCGCCACCGGCGCGATCAGGACCTGGAAATGCTGCTCCAGGAGTTCCGCGTCGAGCATCTGCGTGACCAGCCTGCGACCGCTCTGTCGGGCGGCGAGCGGCGGCGCGTCGAGATCGCCCGCTCGCTCGCGAGCCGGCCCTCCTTCATGCTGCTCGATGAGCCGTTCGCCGGCATCGACCCGATCGCGGTCGGCGACATCCAGATGCTGGTGCGCCATCTCACCCGCCGCGGCATCGGCGTGCTCATCACCGACCACAATGTGCGCGAGACCCTCGGCCTGATCGACCGGGCCTACATCATCGCGTCCGGCAAGGTGCTCACCCACGGGCTCCCGGCGGACATCGTGGCGAACTCCGACGTGCGCCGCCTCTATCTCGGCGAGCAGTTTACGCTTTGA
- a CDS encoding SDR family NAD(P)-dependent oxidoreductase, translated as MTDRTRIAIITGGSRGLGRAVVLALAERGVRSIFTYNANRAAADDVLTETAQLGAPAAALQLDTGKVAGFDAFVGAVRGVLADWGAERFDILVNNAGTSHGKTIAETTEEELDALYEVHFKGVFFLTQKLLPLLADGGRIVNVSSGLTRIVMNGRAPYGAMKGAVEVLTRYMAKEFGPRGIAVNVVAPGAIATDFSGGIVRDNPEVNRHVAEATALGRAGVPEDIGPMIAALVSDDNRWVNAQRIEVSGGMMI; from the coding sequence ATGACAGACAGGACACGGATCGCCATCATCACCGGCGGCAGTCGCGGGCTCGGCCGCGCGGTCGTCCTCGCCCTCGCGGAACGGGGCGTCCGCTCCATCTTCACCTACAACGCCAACCGCGCGGCGGCCGACGACGTGCTCACGGAGACCGCGCAGCTCGGCGCCCCGGCCGCGGCGCTGCAACTCGACACCGGCAAGGTCGCGGGCTTCGACGCATTCGTCGGCGCGGTCCGCGGCGTGCTCGCGGACTGGGGGGCCGAGCGCTTCGACATCCTCGTCAACAATGCCGGCACGTCCCACGGCAAGACGATCGCGGAGACGACGGAAGAGGAGCTCGACGCCCTCTATGAAGTGCACTTCAAGGGCGTCTTCTTCCTGACCCAGAAGCTGTTGCCGCTGCTCGCCGACGGCGGACGCATCGTGAACGTCTCGTCGGGCCTGACCCGCATCGTGATGAACGGGCGCGCGCCCTATGGCGCGATGAAGGGGGCCGTCGAAGTGCTGACCCGGTACATGGCGAAGGAGTTCGGCCCGCGCGGCATCGCCGTCAACGTCGTCGCCCCAGGCGCCATCGCGACCGATTTCAGCGGCGGAATCGTGCGCGACAATCCGGAGGTCAACCGCCACGTCGCCGAGGCGACCGCGCTCGGCCGCGCCGGCGTGCCGGAGGATATCGGCCCGATGATCGCGGCGCTCGTCTCGGACGACAATCGCTGGGTCAATGCCCAGCGGATCGAGGTCTCGGGCGGCATGATGATCTGA
- a CDS encoding ribonuclease D, giving the protein MSFRLHRGDLPDLDRYRGSVAIDTETLGLNPHRDRLCVVQLSPGDGSADIVQIARGQREAPNLTRLLADASVTKIFHYGRFDLAVLYAAFGVMAGPVFCTKIASRLTRTYTDRHGLKDLARELLGVDLSKQQQSSDWAAETLTEAQVAYAASDVLHLHALKDKLEVLLAREERSEIAAACFAFLPTRVRLDLAGWPEEDIFAHS; this is encoded by the coding sequence ATGAGCTTCCGCCTGCATCGTGGCGACCTGCCCGATCTCGACCGCTATCGCGGCTCCGTCGCGATCGACACCGAGACCCTCGGCCTCAATCCGCACCGCGACCGGCTCTGCGTCGTGCAGCTTTCGCCCGGCGACGGCAGCGCGGACATCGTGCAGATCGCCCGCGGTCAGCGCGAGGCGCCGAACCTGACGCGCCTCCTCGCCGACGCCTCGGTCACCAAGATCTTCCATTACGGCCGGTTCGATCTCGCGGTGCTCTACGCGGCCTTCGGCGTGATGGCCGGACCGGTCTTCTGCACCAAGATCGCCTCGCGGCTGACGCGCACCTACACCGATCGCCACGGCCTCAAGGATCTCGCCCGGGAACTCCTCGGCGTCGATCTGTCGAAGCAGCAGCAGAGCTCCGATTGGGCGGCCGAGACGCTGACCGAGGCGCAGGTCGCCTATGCGGCGTCCGACGTGCTCCATCTGCACGCCCTCAAAGATAAGCTCGAGGTCCTGCTCGCCCGCGAGGAGCGCAGCGAGATCGCGGCCGCCTGCTTCGCCTTCCTGCCGACACGCGTCCGCCTCGATCTCGCCGGCTGGCCGGAAGAAGACATCTTCGCCCATTCTTGA
- a CDS encoding antibiotic biosynthesis monooxygenase → MTEASPSGPVALIAQHRVADEHYAAYCRWLAGLVEQLRSRPGFVAHDVVPPAPPEQLDWIMIARFADAAAARGWLDSPERAAALAVARRDHLLTDEEVHLMEDKDPRPHGGATAFVAYDVPPEKEAAFLAWQKAIYAVEVRHPGFVRHKIERPVPGVRDEWIIVFTFDSDASLTRWLRSAERRAVMAEGGALNVAARLSRTSYGFDFWFRDRDAAAPTGWTILKNNLLVLAVLNPLVYLWSFGPGAALGAHGAPLWLVLFLGNLVCTQLLGWWLAPLAFKLFRRWLAPDLAGRATAAGYAVLALLYAASMALGAALLGT, encoded by the coding sequence ATGACTGAAGCTTCGCCGAGCGGACCGGTCGCGCTGATCGCCCAGCACCGCGTCGCGGACGAGCACTACGCCGCCTATTGCCGGTGGCTCGCCGGGCTCGTCGAACAGCTCAGGAGCCGGCCCGGCTTCGTCGCCCACGATGTCGTGCCGCCGGCACCGCCCGAACAGCTCGACTGGATCATGATCGCCCGTTTCGCCGATGCCGCCGCCGCCCGCGGCTGGCTCGACAGCCCGGAGCGGGCGGCGGCGCTCGCCGTGGCGCGCCGCGACCACCTTCTCACCGACGAGGAGGTGCATCTGATGGAGGACAAGGACCCGCGCCCGCACGGCGGCGCCACCGCCTTCGTCGCCTATGACGTGCCGCCCGAGAAGGAGGCGGCCTTCCTCGCCTGGCAGAAGGCGATCTACGCGGTCGAGGTGCGCCATCCGGGCTTCGTGCGCCACAAGATCGAACGGCCGGTCCCCGGCGTGCGGGACGAGTGGATCATCGTCTTCACCTTCGACAGCGACGCCAGCCTGACGCGCTGGCTGCGCTCGGCCGAGCGGCGCGCCGTGATGGCCGAGGGCGGCGCCCTCAACGTCGCCGCCCGCCTCTCGCGCACCAGCTACGGCTTCGATTTCTGGTTCCGCGACAGGGACGCCGCCGCCCCGACCGGGTGGACCATTCTGAAGAACAACCTCCTCGTTCTCGCGGTCCTGAACCCGCTCGTCTATCTGTGGAGCTTCGGCCCCGGTGCGGCCCTCGGCGCCCATGGCGCGCCGCTGTGGCTCGTCCTGTTCCTCGGCAACCTCGTCTGCACGCAACTCCTCGGCTGGTGGCTTGCGCCGCTCGCCTTCAAGCTCTTCCGCCGCTGGCTCGCCCCCGATCTCGCGGGGCGGGCGACGGCCGCCGGCTATGCTGTCCTCGCCCTGCTCTACGCCGCCTCGATGGCGCTCGGCGCTGCTTTGCTCGGGACCTGA
- a CDS encoding LysR family transcriptional regulator: protein MDRLTSMELFKRIVERRSFSAAAAEMGLSRPVATTTIKALETRLGVRLLQRSTRHVAPTPEGATYYERCVRILNDIEDADQGVGGVVRGLLKIDVPGTLAREILVPRLPDFLARHPGLAIQVGEGERFVDLVREGFDCVVRAGDLAENGMVFRRLGFFREITCAAPAYLARHGIPATPDDLDGHEMIAFVSSRTQQPLPLEFHRDGRVVEVVLPARVMVMSADVNAAAVRAGLGLMQAPRHRFAEDLASGALIEVLADYAPAPTPLSIVYPSSRQLSPRVRVFIDWAVEVISPYLEAQ, encoded by the coding sequence ATGGATCGACTCACCTCGATGGAATTGTTCAAGCGGATCGTCGAGCGCCGCAGCTTCAGTGCCGCGGCGGCGGAGATGGGGCTCTCCCGCCCGGTGGCCACGACGACGATTAAGGCGCTCGAAACCCGACTCGGCGTGCGCCTGCTCCAGCGCTCGACCCGCCACGTCGCCCCGACCCCGGAGGGCGCCACCTATTATGAGCGCTGCGTGCGCATCCTGAACGACATCGAGGATGCAGATCAGGGTGTCGGCGGGGTGGTGCGCGGGCTGTTGAAGATCGATGTGCCGGGCACCTTGGCGCGCGAGATTCTGGTACCGCGCCTACCGGACTTTCTGGCCCGTCATCCGGGCCTCGCCATCCAGGTCGGCGAAGGCGAGCGATTCGTCGATCTCGTCCGCGAGGGCTTCGACTGCGTGGTGCGGGCCGGGGATCTCGCCGAGAACGGGATGGTCTTCCGGCGGCTCGGCTTTTTCCGAGAAATCACGTGCGCGGCCCCGGCTTATCTCGCGCGGCACGGGATTCCGGCGACGCCGGACGATCTCGACGGCCACGAGATGATCGCCTTCGTTTCATCGCGCACCCAGCAACCGCTGCCGCTCGAGTTCCACCGCGACGGCCGCGTCGTCGAGGTGGTGCTGCCGGCCCGAGTCATGGTGATGAGCGCCGACGTCAACGCGGCGGCCGTGCGCGCCGGCCTCGGCCTGATGCAGGCGCCACGCCATCGCTTCGCCGAGGACCTCGCCTCGGGCGCCCTGATCGAAGTGCTCGCCGATTATGCGCCGGCCCCGACGCCACTCTCAATCGTTTATCCGAGCAGCCGCCAGCTTTCGCCGCGGGTTCGCGTGTTCATCGATTGGGCGGTCGAGGTGATCAGCCCCTATCTCGAGGCGCAATGA
- a CDS encoding LptA/OstA family protein, with amino-acid sequence MTLSLVPSMKLPLGRRGPSALLAAALGLGVVTALAGLAAPAFAQGQATAPGAAAPGQTPGSFGGFGGDNKQPIQIESSELEVKDKDGIAIFTGNVIAKQGDSTLETEKMIVHYAGSATSENGAKPSKAGAKAAAAPAATASEPAAPAAGGSVLGGGAQNQQIEKLEAIGKVLLTSKDQSATGNYGIYDSKAQTFVMTGNVVLTQGKNVVKGDKLTVDLVTNNAHVTSNKRVQMLLIPGQGQNGGAPGAPAAKSKTQ; translated from the coding sequence ATGACGTTGTCGCTCGTCCCCTCGATGAAGCTTCCGCTGGGTCGCCGCGGGCCGTCCGCCTTGTTGGCCGCGGCGCTGGGTCTCGGCGTCGTGACGGCCCTCGCCGGGCTCGCCGCTCCCGCTTTCGCCCAGGGTCAAGCCACGGCACCCGGCGCCGCCGCGCCCGGGCAGACGCCGGGCTCGTTCGGCGGCTTCGGCGGCGACAACAAGCAGCCGATCCAGATCGAATCGAGCGAGCTCGAGGTCAAGGACAAGGACGGCATCGCCATCTTCACCGGCAACGTGATCGCCAAGCAGGGCGATTCCACCCTCGAGACCGAGAAGATGATCGTCCACTATGCCGGCAGCGCGACCTCCGAGAACGGGGCGAAGCCGAGCAAGGCCGGGGCGAAGGCCGCGGCTGCGCCCGCCGCGACCGCAAGCGAGCCTGCCGCGCCCGCGGCGGGCGGCAGCGTGCTCGGGGGCGGCGCCCAGAACCAGCAGATCGAGAAGCTCGAGGCGATCGGCAAGGTGTTGCTGACCTCGAAGGATCAGTCCGCGACGGGCAATTACGGCATCTACGATTCGAAGGCGCAGACCTTCGTGATGACGGGCAATGTTGTGCTCACCCAGGGCAAGAACGTGGTCAAGGGTGACAAGCTCACCGTCGACCTCGTCACCAACAACGCGCACGTCACCTCGAACAAGCGCGTTCAGATGCTCCTGATTCCGGGGCAGGGGCAGAACGGCGGCGCGCCGGGGGCGCCGGCCGCGAAATCCAAGACGCAGTGA
- a CDS encoding isochorismatase family cysteine hydrolase, with the protein MPVKDLPVLSFARPPAAPHLVSFPAAPQHAEIDLARTALLVIDMQKDFLHPDGWFPRLGFDPTPLTAIVPKLDVLAKAARRAGVQVIWLNWGVRADRAELSPMLIAKASAGGTRPVYADTLVPGHGGILVASEWGAELVDELVPEAGDLVVHKHRLSGFYDNDLDSILRNRGIDTLIFSGTNTDRCVFSTLCDANFRGYGCLMVEDACATGSPASVSEAIHYLVRLTYGVTLTSDDLLAAFASASA; encoded by the coding sequence ATGCCGGTGAAGGACCTTCCCGTTCTGAGCTTCGCGCGGCCGCCCGCCGCGCCGCATCTCGTGTCGTTTCCGGCAGCGCCGCAGCACGCGGAGATCGACCTCGCCCGCACAGCCCTCCTCGTCATCGACATGCAGAAGGATTTTCTGCATCCCGACGGCTGGTTTCCCCGGCTCGGCTTCGACCCGACGCCGCTCACGGCGATCGTTCCGAAGCTCGACGTCCTCGCCAAGGCGGCGCGGCGCGCCGGGGTGCAGGTGATCTGGCTGAACTGGGGCGTCCGAGCCGACCGGGCGGAACTCTCCCCGATGCTGATCGCGAAGGCCTCCGCCGGCGGCACCCGGCCGGTCTATGCCGACACGCTCGTGCCGGGCCACGGCGGCATCCTGGTCGCGAGCGAATGGGGCGCCGAACTCGTCGACGAGCTGGTGCCCGAGGCGGGCGATCTCGTGGTGCACAAGCACCGGCTGTCGGGCTTCTACGACAATGACCTCGATTCGATCCTGCGCAACCGTGGCATCGACACGCTGATCTTCTCTGGCACCAACACCGACCGCTGCGTCTTCTCCACCCTGTGCGACGCGAATTTCCGCGGCTACGGCTGCCTGATGGTGGAAGACGCCTGCGCCACCGGATCGCCGGCCTCGGTGAGCGAGGCGATCCATTATCTCGTGCGGCTCACCTACGGCGTCACGCTCACGAGCGACGATCTTCTCGCCGCCTTCGCGTCCGCAAGCGCGTGA